The Methanobrevibacter sp. V74 genome includes the window CCATTTTCTGAACAACAACAGCGATGAAAACTTTTGAATGTTCAAAGTTGTTTTCCTCCCTGTAAAAGATTGCTCTTGCTTCAAATAAGGAAGCCCAACATTTTCTAATGTATTCAATTACTTCATCATCCCCAGAAACATGTAAGAAAGTATCCTGTTGACCTGCAAATGACGCTTCAGGCAAATCTTCTGCGGTTGCAGATGATCTGATTGCCACATCAACGTCATCTTCCCCAACTCTTTGACAAAGTTCATTATAATATTCACGAATAAATAAAACTAAATCTTCTGGAATAGGTGCTTCAATAATAAGTTCTTTGATTTCCTTGGAAGCGGCTTGAAGAGCTTTAGTATCATTGATATCAATTTCTTCAAGAATGCTCATAACTTTATCGTTGATTCCTGCCTCATCCATAAATTTTTCATAAGCTTGCGCAGTTACTACAAAACCTGGTGGAACTGGAATACCCGCTTGGGTTAATTCACCCAAATTAGCACCTTTTCCGCCTGCAATTCTAATATCGGATTTGGATAAATCCTCAAATTTTACAACATACATGAAATATAACCTCTCAGATTAAAAATATATTACATTGACCATAAGAATCAGTCAATATTAATATTAAATATGATTTTTAAAGTTTAAATATTTAATGAAAAAAAAAGTATTTTAATCATGAAATAAGTTAATAAAAAAAGAGTAGAAAAGATTAATTAAATTAATCTATTTAACTAAATCTGCGCCTTTGTCAACGACAATTTTACAAGGAACCGGCAATTTCATTCCTGCTCTCTTGAGCGCAATTTTAGCTTGTTCAAAGTTTTTTTCCTGACAGTCTATTGTGACAATTTTTTGATTCTTTTTAACAATAGCTTCAACAGAAATTGGTTTACCGAAAGCGTTTCTCATACCACTTTGTACCCTATCTGCTCCTGCACCAGTTGCCATTGGGTTTTCTCTTACAATTTGATGAGGATATACTCTTAATTTTAAGTGGTATCCCATTCTTCCTGCAGCCCTTTGCATTAATCTGTTAGAAGCAATCCTTGCAGCTTCTAAAGAGTTGTGTCTAATTTGAACCGGTTTTTTAACAGCTAAACTTACAGATACTGGAAATTCATCTTTTAAATTTCCCATATCATATTGTACAATTCTTGAATTTGGGGTTTTTCTAATATAATCTCTTCTTGTATAAGCACGAACCATAATTCTTCCTCCGAGTTAAACATAAAATGTTTTAATTAAAAATAGCTAAAAATAATGAATTTTCCAAATAGCTATATAAAAATTATATCACAATATAATAGAATATTTAAATATATTAATTAAGTTATTAATAAAGGTTACCCCATTTTTAAGAATTCAACTACAAAAAATATTTTATTATAAGAAATGATATATAAATATATTATGAAAATAGAGGGAAATATTGTTTTTACATATAACAATGCGGACAATTCCAAATTAGTATTTGATTCACTGGAAGTAGACAATGAAGACTATCTAGAATCAAAATTAACTGGAAATTCAATTGAATATAAAATTACAAGTGAAAAATTAGGTAGCTTTCTTGCAACTGTTGATGATTTAATTTCTTCTGAAATTGTTGTGGAAAAAATCGTTGAAAAAAGCAAATAATAAAAACTTTTATATAAATAGATTAACAGATATTAGATTTAATATGACTAATTCGTTATGGGAGTGA containing:
- the rplJ gene encoding 50S ribosomal protein L16 → MVRAYTRRDYIRKTPNSRIVQYDMGNLKDEFPVSVSLAVKKPVQIRHNSLEAARIASNRLMQRAAGRMGYHLKLRVYPHQIVRENPMATGAGADRVQSGMRNAFGKPISVEAIVKKNQKIVTIDCQEKNFEQAKIALKRAGMKLPVPCKIVVDKGADLVK
- a CDS encoding KEOPS complex subunit Pcc1, which encodes MKIEGNIVFTYNNADNSKLVFDSLEVDNEDYLESKLTGNSIEYKITSEKLGSFLATVDDLISSEIVVEKIVEKSK